One Qipengyuania gaetbuli genomic region harbors:
- a CDS encoding nitronate monooxygenase, which produces MPMNRVCELTGAEFPLFAFSHCRDVVAAVSKAGGFGVLGATRFSPDQLEEELAWIDAHVDGAPYGVDVLVPEIVDPRVRDLGDNQSRAAAIDPAYQGFVNEVLGHYGIAPEAEMPILRERMGITPENGLALMEVAFRHPIRLIANALGIAPPAMIEEGKRRGVPVAALVGAKEHAIRQAEAGVDIIVAQGTEAGGHCGEVSTLVLIPEVVRELRRAGHDIPVLAAGGIMTGGQMAGMMAAGAQGAWTGSIWLATPEAETSEAFRARMIAARSRDTVRSKSRTGKPARQLKTAWHDAWDSADGPGTLPMPLMGMVSEPAFARIEREAAAGNRQAHELVSYFVGQGVGLVEQVRSSRQVVQDFREEFLEAVGSLAASVGME; this is translated from the coding sequence ATGCCGATGAACCGCGTCTGCGAACTGACCGGTGCGGAGTTCCCGCTGTTCGCTTTCAGCCATTGTCGCGACGTCGTCGCCGCAGTGAGCAAGGCCGGCGGGTTCGGCGTGCTGGGCGCCACGCGTTTCAGTCCCGACCAGCTCGAGGAAGAGCTTGCCTGGATCGACGCCCATGTCGACGGCGCGCCTTACGGCGTCGACGTGCTCGTGCCGGAGATCGTCGATCCGCGCGTACGCGACCTTGGCGACAACCAGTCCCGCGCGGCAGCTATCGACCCTGCTTACCAGGGCTTCGTGAACGAGGTGCTCGGCCACTATGGCATCGCCCCCGAGGCCGAGATGCCGATCCTGCGTGAACGCATGGGCATTACGCCTGAAAACGGGCTCGCCTTGATGGAGGTCGCCTTCCGCCATCCCATCCGGCTGATCGCGAATGCGCTCGGCATCGCGCCGCCCGCGATGATCGAGGAAGGCAAGAGGCGCGGCGTGCCCGTGGCGGCACTCGTCGGTGCGAAGGAACATGCCATCCGCCAGGCAGAGGCCGGCGTCGACATCATCGTCGCGCAGGGCACGGAAGCCGGAGGTCATTGCGGCGAGGTATCCACCCTCGTCCTGATCCCCGAGGTCGTGCGCGAACTCAGGCGGGCCGGGCACGACATCCCCGTACTTGCGGCCGGCGGCATCATGACCGGCGGCCAGATGGCCGGCATGATGGCGGCCGGGGCGCAAGGCGCATGGACCGGCTCGATCTGGCTCGCCACGCCCGAGGCGGAAACCTCCGAGGCCTTCCGCGCGCGGATGATCGCCGCACGCAGCCGCGATACCGTCCGTTCAAAAAGCCGCACCGGCAAGCCCGCACGCCAGTTGAAGACCGCATGGCATGATGCGTGGGATTCGGCAGACGGCCCCGGGACCTTGCCGATGCCGCTGATGGGCATGGTCTCCGAACCCGCCTTTGCCCGCATCGAGCGGGAAGCGGCGGCAGGCAACCGGCAGGCGCACGAACTGGTGAGCTATTTCGTCGGCCAGGGCGTCGGGCTGGTCGAACAGGTCCGTTCCAGTCGTCAGGTCGTGCAGGACTTCCGCGAGGAATTCCTCGAAGCGGTGGGCAGCCTTGCCGCATCGGTCGGCATGGAGTGA
- a CDS encoding CaiB/BaiF CoA transferase family protein, translating into MWLDTPRNPKAPLAGLKVLELARVLAGPWAGQILADLGADVIKVESPEGDGTRLWGPPWVEHEGERSAAYYHATNRGKRSIVADFKNADDLARVRELAANADVVLENFKTGTLAKFGLDYETLAKANAGLVYCSITGFGQTGPRAHEAGYDFVIQGMSGFMALTGEPQGQPMKMGVSISDLTCGLYSVIGIQAALAMRERTGRGQHVDMALLDCSVGLLASQALHYLTTGSNPPRMGNEHAQVSAYGVFPVADGEVVLAPANDGLFRRLLKLLGRDDLLSDERFSSNEARLANRGKLDALIAGETAKWQKEDLLAECGEAGIPAGPINPVDQVFADRQVVARGMRVDLDGVPGVRSPFTFSDAELALDRPSPRKGGDG; encoded by the coding sequence ATGTGGCTCGATACACCGCGCAATCCCAAGGCCCCGCTTGCCGGCCTGAAAGTGCTTGAACTCGCCCGCGTGCTCGCCGGGCCATGGGCGGGACAGATCCTCGCCGATCTCGGCGCGGATGTCATCAAGGTGGAAAGCCCGGAAGGCGACGGCACCCGGCTGTGGGGGCCGCCCTGGGTCGAACATGAGGGAGAGCGTTCGGCGGCGTATTACCACGCGACCAATCGCGGCAAGCGTAGCATCGTCGCCGATTTCAAGAACGCGGACGACCTTGCCCGGGTGCGCGAACTTGCCGCGAATGCGGACGTGGTGCTGGAGAATTTCAAGACCGGGACGCTGGCGAAATTCGGGCTCGACTACGAAACGCTGGCCAAGGCAAACGCGGGTCTCGTCTATTGCTCGATCACCGGCTTCGGCCAGACCGGCCCCCGCGCGCACGAGGCGGGGTACGATTTCGTCATTCAAGGCATGAGCGGCTTCATGGCCCTGACGGGCGAGCCGCAGGGTCAGCCGATGAAAATGGGCGTGTCGATCTCCGATCTCACCTGCGGCCTTTATTCGGTCATCGGGATCCAGGCGGCCCTCGCCATGCGCGAGCGCACGGGGCGCGGGCAGCATGTCGACATGGCGCTGCTCGATTGCTCGGTCGGCCTGCTCGCCAGCCAGGCGCTCCATTACCTCACCACCGGTTCCAATCCCCCGCGGATGGGCAACGAGCACGCACAGGTCAGCGCCTATGGCGTGTTTCCGGTAGCCGATGGCGAAGTGGTGCTGGCGCCCGCGAATGACGGACTGTTCCGCCGCCTGCTGAAGCTGCTCGGCCGGGATGACCTGCTGAGCGACGAACGCTTCTCCTCGAACGAGGCGCGCCTTGCCAACCGCGGCAAACTCGACGCGCTAATCGCTGGCGAAACGGCCAAATGGCAGAAGGAAGACCTGCTGGCCGAATGCGGCGAGGCCGGCATCCCCGCCGGGCCGATCAACCCGGTCGACCAGGTCTTCGCCGACCGCCAGGTGGTGGCACGGGGGATGCGTGTCGATCTGGACGGAGTGCCGGGCGTGCGCAGTCCGTTCACCTTCTCGGACGCCGAACTCGCACTCGACCGGCCCAGCCCGCGCAAGGGCGGCGACGGCTAG